Proteins encoded together in one Variovorax paradoxus EPS window:
- a CDS encoding c-type cytochrome, which yields MTRLASFALAAVCAAMSLPAAAQFAKPEDAIKYRQSALFVMSQHFGRLGAMANGRVPYDAAAAAANAEVVADMAKLPWAGFGAGTEGGKAKPEVWKEDAKFKERQQKLIEETGKLVVAAKAGNIDALKAQFGPTGASCKACHDSFRNQ from the coding sequence ATGACCCGACTTGCCTCGTTCGCCCTTGCAGCCGTCTGCGCTGCGATGTCCCTGCCCGCCGCCGCCCAGTTCGCCAAGCCCGAGGACGCCATCAAGTACCGCCAGAGCGCGCTGTTCGTGATGAGCCAGCATTTCGGCCGCCTGGGCGCCATGGCCAACGGCCGGGTTCCCTACGATGCAGCGGCTGCCGCCGCCAATGCCGAAGTCGTGGCCGACATGGCGAAGCTGCCCTGGGCGGGCTTCGGCGCCGGCACCGAGGGCGGCAAGGCCAAGCCTGAAGTCTGGAAGGAAGATGCCAAGTTCAAGGAACGCCAGCAGAAGCTGATCGAGGAAACCGGCAAGCTGGTCGTTGCCGCCAAGGCCGGCAACATTGACGCGCTCAAGGCCCAGTTCGGTCCGACCGGCGCGAGCTGCAAGGCTTGCCACGACAGCTTCCGCAACCAGTAA
- a CDS encoding TlpA disulfide reductase family protein, with protein MKKYIAAAAVALALAVGVGVYLGSGNTAAPASTFVLLDGSQKTTADLKGKVTLVNFWATSCVTCVGEMPKVIATYDKYKSQGYDTLAVAMSYDPPSYVVNFAETRKLPFKVAIDNTGSVAQAWGDVKLTPTTYLVNKQGEIVKRYVGEPDFAELHKLIEKLLAEA; from the coding sequence ATGAAAAAATACATCGCTGCCGCCGCCGTCGCTCTTGCATTGGCCGTCGGCGTGGGCGTGTACCTCGGCTCCGGCAACACGGCAGCCCCGGCCTCCACCTTCGTGCTGCTGGACGGCAGCCAGAAGACCACAGCCGACCTGAAGGGCAAGGTCACCCTGGTCAACTTCTGGGCCACGAGCTGCGTGACCTGCGTCGGCGAGATGCCCAAGGTGATCGCGACCTACGACAAGTACAAGTCGCAGGGCTACGACACGCTGGCAGTGGCCATGAGCTACGACCCGCCGAGCTACGTCGTCAACTTCGCCGAAACCCGCAAGCTGCCGTTCAAGGTGGCGATCGACAACACCGGCAGCGTGGCGCAGGCCTGGGGCGATGTGAAGCTCACGCCGACCACTTACCTGGTCAACAAGCAGGGCGAGATCGTGAAGCGCTATGTCGGCGAGCCCGACTTCGCCGAGCTGCACAAGCTCATCGAGAAGCTGCTTGCCGAGGCCTGA